AGGCGCGTGAGATACTCATTCACGGGAATCTTCGGTTGGTGCTGAGTGTGATACAGCGGTTTCATAATCGCGGAGAGTATGTCGATGATCTGTTCCAAGTCGGTTGTATCGGACTGATGAAGTCGATCGACAACTTCGACTTGTCGCAGAATGTCAAGTTTTCCACGTATGCGGTGCCGATGATCATCGGGGAGATCAGACGATATTTGCGCGATAATAATCCGATCCGCGTCAGTCGCTCGATGCGCGATGCGGCGTATAAGGCGTTGCAGGCGCGTGATATGCTGGCGAACAAGTATTCGCGTGAGCCGTCTATCAAGGAGATCGCCGAGGAGCTTAATATGTGCAGGCAGGATATCGTTTTTGCGCTCGATGCGATACAAGAGCCCATCTCGCTGTTCGAGCCTATCTATCATGACGGCGGTGACCCCATCTTTGTGATGGATCAGATCAGCGATGATAAGAACCTTGACAAGAACTGGCTCGAGAGTGTCATGCTCCGCGAAGCGATGAAACATCTCAGTGCACGCGAACAACATATTTTGAATCTGCGCTTTTTTGAAGGGAAAACGCAGATGGAAGTCGCGGAAGAGATCGGCATTTCGCAGGCACAAGTTTCTCGTCTGGAGAAAGCTGCCATTTCACATATGAAGAAGTATGTGTGAGGTGGCTGATGATGGAGAGAAGGATCGTATTGCGCATCATCATCGCGATGGCATGTATCGGGTGGGGGTGGATATTCTATCATGTATTCGGACAGACGAGTGTACCGTCGGTCGGCTCAGGGCAGCTGCTGCGTCTTCATGTGATCGCAAACGGTGACAGCGTGCGCGAACAGGCAGTCAAACTGCGTGTAAGAGATGCGGTGATACGGACGCTTGCCGATGACATGGAGGCGGCAGACGACAGTGAGGAAGCGAAACGTATCGTATTGATGCGTGAAGATGAAGTCATCGCGGCGGCGCAGACTGTGCTGGAGCAAGCAGGAGAAGACGATACAGTCAGAATGGAGGTGGGGAGATTCGCGTTTCCGCTGAGGGTGTATGGTGATCTGGTCGTGCCTGCGGGTGAATACGAAGCCGTCAGGATCATCATCGGTGAAGGCAAAGGGCAGAATTGGTGGTGTGTCCTTTTCCCGCCTCTGTGCATGGTAGACGCCGCTGTTGCAGTAAGTGCGGAGGAGATATCGGGCGAAGAAAATGAAAAGCGTATCATCTACCGAAGCAAGGTGGCGGAGATGCTCGGACAATAGCAGGAATCATGCCGTTCTCATATACTGGAGAAAAAGCAGAGGGGGACGGCAATGCTTACAATGAGAGAACTGCGCCGAAAAGATGTCATCGGAGTGGCGGACGGCAAGCGTATCGGGCGAGTCGCGGATATCGCGTTCGATGAAGAAACGGGACAGGTGATATCACTCGTGATCGGCGTGCGCAGACCGTGGTTTGGACTGCTCGAATCGGAAGAGAAGCGAACGGTATCGTACGACATGGTACGTACGATGGGACGCGATGTGATATTGATAGATGAAGATGATCTGGCAAAATAATCGGAATAGATCGCCTTGCAATCGGATATAGATTAGCAGGAGGCGATTCGATGGATAGTATAGGTGCGGCTGTTTTGTTTTCGAAGCTCAAGGCCAAGGAAGTCGTTTCCATTGCGGACGGCAAACGTCTTGGACGGATCGTCGATGCGGAGGTCGATCTTGCTGAACGGCGGATAACAGCGATCATATTACCGCAGGCAGGCGGTCGTATCGCTTTTTTTGAGAAAGCAGAAGAATGGCGTATCCCGTGGGAGATGATAGAACGTGTTGGGGAAGATGTCATTTTGGTAAAAGCCGCTATGGTGAACGAGAAGAAGGGCAGACGAGGTCTGAGGTTATTCCCTAAAAAAGAATAATGGGCAAAAGCGCATTTATCTATTTTGATAAATGCGCTTTTTTGAGGAAGGGAAGTTGTTGAGTAATTATGCTCTGTGCATCGTGATGTGAGTGAGCAGACATCGAAGGGGTGAGGCTGTTGTTCGAAGCCTCCGTGCATTATGTGTTCAAAAGTGC
The Selenomonadales bacterium DNA segment above includes these coding regions:
- the sigG gene encoding RNA polymerase sporulation sigma factor SigG, which codes for MINKVEICGVNTSRLPILSASYMRTLFEELQSGRTEAREILIHGNLRLVLSVIQRFHNRGEYVDDLFQVGCIGLMKSIDNFDLSQNVKFSTYAVPMIIGEIRRYLRDNNPIRVSRSMRDAAYKALQARDMLANKYSREPSIKEIAEELNMCRQDIVFALDAIQEPISLFEPIYHDGGDPIFVMDQISDDKNLDKNWLESVMLREAMKHLSAREQHILNLRFFEGKTQMEVAEEIGISQAQVSRLEKAAISHMKKYV
- the spoIIR gene encoding stage II sporulation protein R; this encodes MMERRIVLRIIIAMACIGWGWIFYHVFGQTSVPSVGSGQLLRLHVIANGDSVREQAVKLRVRDAVIRTLADDMEAADDSEEAKRIVLMREDEVIAAAQTVLEQAGEDDTVRMEVGRFAFPLRVYGDLVVPAGEYEAVRIIIGEGKGQNWWCVLFPPLCMVDAAVAVSAEEISGEENEKRIIYRSKVAEMLGQ
- a CDS encoding YlmC/YmxH family sporulation protein, coding for MLTMRELRRKDVIGVADGKRIGRVADIAFDEETGQVISLVIGVRRPWFGLLESEEKRTVSYDMVRTMGRDVILIDEDDLAK
- a CDS encoding YlmC/YmxH family sporulation protein — its product is MDSIGAAVLFSKLKAKEVVSIADGKRLGRIVDAEVDLAERRITAIILPQAGGRIAFFEKAEEWRIPWEMIERVGEDVILVKAAMVNEKKGRRGLRLFPKKE